The Burkholderia pyrrocinia genome has a segment encoding these proteins:
- the def gene encoding peptide deformylase — protein sequence MIREILRMGDPRLLEVAKPVERFDTPELHEMVADMFETMHHANGAGLAAPQIGIGLQIIIFGFGNNNRYPDAPPVPETVLINPKIEFVPPDMEEGWEGCLSVPGMRGVVSRYAKVRYSGFDQFGAKIDRVADGFHARVVQHEYDHLIGKLYPMRITDFTRFGFTEVLFPGLDPAGDD from the coding sequence ATGATTCGCGAGATCCTGAGGATGGGCGATCCGCGCCTGCTCGAAGTCGCCAAACCGGTCGAGCGGTTCGACACACCCGAACTGCACGAGATGGTCGCGGACATGTTCGAGACGATGCACCACGCGAACGGCGCCGGGCTGGCCGCGCCGCAGATCGGCATCGGGCTGCAGATCATCATTTTCGGCTTCGGCAACAACAACCGCTACCCGGATGCGCCGCCGGTGCCCGAGACCGTGCTGATCAACCCGAAGATCGAATTCGTGCCGCCGGACATGGAAGAGGGCTGGGAAGGCTGCCTGTCGGTGCCGGGCATGCGTGGCGTCGTCAGCCGCTACGCGAAGGTGCGCTACAGCGGCTTCGACCAGTTCGGCGCGAAGATCGATCGCGTCGCCGACGGTTTTCACGCGCGCGTGGTCCAGCATGAATACGATCACCTGATCGGCAAGCTGTATCCGATGCGGATCACCGACTTCACGCGCTTCGGCTTCACCGAGGTGCTGTTCCCGGGGCTCGATCCGGCGGGAGACGACTGA